The Coffea arabica cultivar ET-39 chromosome 1e, Coffea Arabica ET-39 HiFi, whole genome shotgun sequence genome has a window encoding:
- the LOC140017779 gene encoding uncharacterized protein, whose amino-acid sequence MYDLQLVVVVEPKLRVESITNIRIKLGMDCCLFNLSGSVWIFYRSLFTCQITGESPQHLTIRVKSHIFQDFITLSCIHAKCTEQEREILWNALLGDKPDFNSWFLMGDFNVVINTEEKRGGLPFRPSEGSDFLNFMTMAGVCDAGFSGSRYTWCNNRSGTARIWKRLDRLLLCGRALELPYQIMVQHLGRDPSDHAPLLLSVDTKLDNKPKPFRFLNIWTTHPGLLGVIKDCWAQPVNGSPLQVLALKLRNIKNALKQWSRTTFGDIFQGARDAERMVTEAETAYDLDPTEQRRSELHHARARLRRALIVEEGFWRQKARVRWLSDGDRNTKYFHSLVTERRHRAVIHRIKDTAGEWIDEECQIGEAAVGFFKELFTAEGGLPCFTGLQIIPKLITDQENSRLTDIPSLT is encoded by the coding sequence ATGTATGATCTTCAGTTGGTGGTTGTTGTTGAACCTAAATTGAGGGTGGAGTCAATCACTAATATTAGAATTAAATTAGGGATGGATTGTTGCTTGTTCAATCTTTCGGGTTCTGTTTGGATTTTCTACCGGTCGTTGTTTACGTGTCAGATTACAGGGGAGTCTCCCCAACATCTAACTATTAGAGTTAAATCTCATATTTTTCAAGACTTCATTACTTTATCTTGTATACATGCGAAGTGTACGGAGCAGGAAAGAGAAATTTTGTGGAATGCACTTTTGGGAGATAAACCCGACTTCAACTCTTGGTTTTTGATGGGAGATTTCAATGTGGTCATAAATACCGAGGAGAAGAGGGGTGGATTGCCATTTAGACCGTCAGAGGGATCAgattttttgaatttcatgacgaTGGCCGGTGTCTGTGATGCGGGATTCTCTGGTTCAAGATATACCTGGTGTAATAACCGTTCGGGAACGGCGCGGATATGGAAACGTCTGGACCGCTTACTTCTATGCGGGCGTGCTTTAGAGCTTCCATACCAAATCATGGTGCAACATTTAGGACGTGACCCGTCGGATCATGCTCCATTACTTTTGTCGGTGGATACGAAACTAGATAACAAACCCAAGCCGTTCCGTTTCTTAAACATCTGGACTACTCATCCTGGTTTACTGGGGGTTATCAAGGATTGTTGGGCTCAACCAGTCAATGGTTCTCCTTTGCAAGTATTGGCCTTGAAGTTGAGGAATATTAAAAATGCCCTCAAGCAATGGTCTAGAACGACATTTGGGGATATTTTTCAGGGAGCACGTGATGCCGAACGTATGGTAACAGAGGCTGAAACAGCATACGACCTGGATCCTACTGAGCAACGGCGGAGCGAGTTACATCATGCTCGGGCTCGGTTACGCCGAGCGCTTATAGTTGAGGAGGGTTTTTGGAGACAAAAGGCGCGGGTAAGGTGGCTCTCGGACGGAGATAGGAACACCAAATATTTTCATTCCTTGGTCACGGAAAGGAGGCATAGGGCAGTAATTCATCGGATCAAAGATACCGCTGGAGAGTGGATCGATGAGGAATGCCAGATTGGGGAAGCAGCAGTGGGTTTCTTTAAGGAGCTTTTCACAGCAGAGGGGGGCCTTCCTTGCTTTACTGGTCTGCAGATCATACCGAAATTGATAACGGACCAAGAAAACTCACGGTTAACGGACATTCCATCTCTTACATAA
- the LOC140017840 gene encoding uncharacterized protein has translation MTARYTPQQNSVAERKNRTVMDMVRSMMQSKGIPKSLWAEAISCAIYVLNGCPTRCNFGKTPQIIWTSMKPDISYFKVFGYLAYAHVPDHLRKKLDDKAEKYIFIGYSHETKEYKLFNSNTRKVIVSRDVTFDEHGIWDWSRKDPETSPKHSFISPIMGPSTSKQVVEQVVHSYGDPSTSTIQVETSSRPFFIALKFRVLERVRQASLRYPRVRPWEKRGRHRPQRERRMPAQFDDYVVGKDDDLTDEAIVNFALFIDCDPVSFEEAVKDDRWVRTIDEKIHAIEKNDT, from the exons ATGACAGCCAGATATACACCTCAACAAAATAGTGTGGCAGAAAGGAAGAATAGGACTGTGATGGACATGGTGAGATCAATGATGCAATCCAAAGGTATTCCTAAATCCCTTTGGGCAGAAGCAATATCTTGTGCTATTTATGTTTTGAACGGGTGTCCTACTAGATGTAATTTTGGAAAGACTCCACAAATAATTTGGACTAGTATGAAACCGGATATTTCTTACTTCAAGGTATTTGGCTATCTTGCGTATGCGCATGTTCCAGATCATTTGAGAAAGAAATTGGATGATAAAGCAGAGAAGTATATTTTTATTGGATATAGTCATGAGACTAAGGAGTATAAGTTATTCAATTCAAACACAAGAAAGGTGATTGTTAGCAGAGATGTAACTTTTGATGAACATGGAATCTGGGATTGGTCTAGAAAAGATCCTGAGACATCGCCAAaacattcattcatttctcccATTATGGGACCGAGTACTAGTAAGCAAGTAGTGGAGCAAGTTGTGCACTCTTATGGTGATCCCTCAACTTCTACTATTCAGGTTGAGACATCTAGCCGACCAT tttttattGCTTTGAAATTTCGAGTTCTGGAGCGAGTTAGGCAGGCCTCCCTCCGATatcctagggttcgcccttgggagaaacGGGGGCGTCACAGACCACAAAGAGAGCGCCGCATGCCAGctcaatttgatgattatgtTGTTGGCAAAGATGATGATTTAACTGATGAAGCAATTGTGAATTTTGCTCTTTTTATAGATTGTGATCCTGTCTCATTTGAAGAAGCTGTCAAAGATGATCGTTGGGTTCGTACaatagatgaaaaaattcatgcCATTGAGAAAAATGATACATGA
- the LOC113725433 gene encoding F-box/kelch-repeat protein At3g23880-like, giving the protein MRERTREKKIKTSPEPQFQPIISSIPDDILLQIFTRLPVRSLGRLSCVSKSWHSLIFSPNLVKSHYKRCTEDKENEHHRIMFFKVELEHDERLGYGFELGVNFRLRQFGCSLHSAFSCVLPKKIEVTNDFIISIPVEKFRYYINKTWGSCRGLVLIMVEGESMLLWNPATRNYRELPDSGIKKEHKLPGSSRLLCGIGYDESNDDFKVLVLSSVGGMRNETLAKVYSWKTDSWKKIEDLKYSLIELGGCYCLNGIFHFIAYDPQSRGIWNIASERKIVGLDLANDIFKEIELPEEVITNCTWKIGTLRGCLSLFLYSGGNQVDVWLMKEYGVRESWSKVVVVPCFQYPDGNVFSKPLILSENGQLLFVTGPRPKLGVYDPNENSLHYSQFINLEYHYEVDVCVESLISP; this is encoded by the coding sequence ATGCGAGAAAGAACCcgagaaaagaaaatcaaaaccaGCCCCGAACCCCAATTCCAGCCAATTATCAGCAGTATTCCTGATGATATTTTGCTTCAAATATTCACAAGGCTTCCGGTCAGATCCCTGGGGAGGCTCAGCTGCGTTTCGAAATCTTGGCATTCCTTGATCTTCAGCCCCAATCTCGTCAAATCCCATTACAAAAGATGCACGGAAGACAAGGAAAACGAGCATCATAGGATCATGTTCTTTAAGGTTGAGCTGGAACATGATGAAAGGCTCGGGTACGGGTTCGAGCTCGGGGTCAACTTTAGGCTCAGGCAGTTTGGGTGTTCCCTTCATAGTGCTTTTTCCTGTGTGTTACCCAAGAAAATTGAGGTAACCAACGACTTTATTATTAGTATTCCTGTTGAAAAATTCAGGTATTATATAAACAAGACTTGGGGTTCTTGTCGTGGGTTGGTTTTGATCATGGTTGAGGGAGAAAGTATGTTGTTGTGGAATCCTGCTACAAGAAACTATAGAGAGTTGCCTGATTCTGGGATTAAAAAGGAGCATAAGTTACCCGGCTCTTCTCGCTTGTTATGTGGGATTGGTTATGATGAGTCTAATGATGATTTTAAGGTTCTTGTACTTTCCTCAGTTGGTGGTATGCGGAATGAGACTCTGGCTAAGGTTTATAGCTGGAAGACGGATTCTTGGAAGAAGATTGAAGATCTTAAGTACTCTTTGATTGAGCTAGGCGGCTGTTATTGTCTGAATGGGATTTTCCACTTTATTGCATATGATCCTCAAAGTCGTGGTATTTGGAATATAGCTTCTGAGCGGAAAATTGTAGGTCTTGATTTGGCGAATGACATTTTTAAAGAGATAGAACTCCCTGAAGAGGTGATTACCAATTGTACGTGGAAAATAGGAACATTAAGAGGATGCCTCTCTTTGTTCCTTTATTCTGGAGGCAATCAGGTGGATGTATGGCTCATGAAGGAGTATGGAGTAAGAGAATCTTGGTCTAAAGTGGTTGTTGTTCCTTGTTTTCAGTATCCTGATGGTAATGTATTCAGCAAGCCTTTGATTTTATCAGAGAATGGTCAGCTTCTGTTTGTGACTGGGCCAAGACCAAAGTTGGGAGTTTATGATCCAAATGAGAATTCACTCCACTATTCTCAGTTTATTAACTTGGAATATCATTATGAAGTAGATGTGTGTGTTGAAAGCTTAATTTCTCCGTAA